Proteins from a single region of Drosophila biarmipes strain raj3 chromosome 3R, RU_DBia_V1.1, whole genome shotgun sequence:
- the LOC108027165 gene encoding glutathione S-transferase 1-1: protein MLDFYYMLYSAPCRSILMTARALGLELNKKKVDLDAGDHLKPEFVKLNPQHTIPTLVDGEFAVWESRAILIYLAEKYDEDGSIYPKDPQQRAVINQRLFFDLGTLYQSYVYYYYPQLFEGVKKPADPEHFKRIDAAFEMFNTLLDGQQYAALNKLTLADFALLATVSTFEISEYDFGKYPNVVRWYDNAKKAVPGWEENWEGCEYYKKLYLGGILNKQ from the coding sequence ATGCTGGACTTTTACTACATGCTCTACTCGGCGCCCTGCCGCTCCATACTGATGACTGCCCGTGCCCTGGGCCTGGAGCTGAACAAGAAGAAGGTCGACCTGGATGCCGGCGATCACCTGAAGCCCGAGTTCGTGAAGCTCAACCCCCAGCACACGATTCCCACTCTGGTGGACGGGGAATTCGCCGTTTGGGAGTCGAGGGCCATTCTGATCTATCTGGCGGAGAAGTACGACGAGGATGGGTCCATCTATCCCAAGGACCCCCAGCAGCGGGCCGTGATCAACCAGCGCCTGTTCTTCGATCTGGGCACGCTGTACCAGAGCTACGTCTACTACTACTACCCCCAGTTGTTCGAGGGCGTGAAGAAGCCGGCTGATCCCGAGCACTTCAAGAGGATCGATGCCGCCTTCGAAATGTTCAACACTCTGTTGGACGGCCAGCAGTACGCCGCCCTCAACAAGCTGACCCTGGCCGACTTTGCCCTCCTGGCCACGGTTTCCACTTTCGAAATATCGGAGTACGACTTTGGAAAGTATCCGAACGTGGTCAGGTGGTACGACAATGCCAAGAAGGCGGTTCCCGGCTGGGAGGAGAACTGGGAGGGCTGCGAGTACTACAAGAAGTTGTATCTGGGCGGCATTCTGAACAAACAATGA
- the LOC108027164 gene encoding glutathione S-transferase 1-1 codes for MDLYYTPGSAPCRSVLMTAKALGVAFDKKTIINTRAGEQFKPEYLKINPQHTIPTLQDHGFALWESRAIMVYLVERCGKDDRLFPKDVQKQALINQRLYFDMGTLYKSFSEYYYPQIFLKKPANEESYKQIEVAFEFLNTFLEGQTYSAGEDYSLADIAFLATVSTFDVAGFDFRRYANVARWYEHAKELTPGWEDNWAGCQEFRKYFDN; via the coding sequence ATGGACCTGTACTACACACCCGGATCTGCTCCCTGCCGCTCTGTTCTGATGACGGCCAAGGCCCTGGGCGTGGCGTTCGACAAGAAGACTATCATTAACACCCGTGCTGGGGAGCAATTCAAGCCGGAGTACCTCAAGATCAACCCGCAGCACACGATCCCCACGCTGCAGGATCACGGCTTCGCCTTGTGGGAGTCGCGCGCCATCATGGTTTACCTGGTGGAGAGGTGCGGCAAGGACGACAGGCTCTTTCCCAAGGACGTGCAGAAGCAGGCCCTGATTAACCAGCGCCTGTACTTCGACATGGGCACCCTCTACAAGAGCTTCTCCGAGTACTATTACCCCCAGATTTTCCTGAAGAAGCCGGCCAATGAGGAGAGCTACAAGCAGATCGAGGTCGCCTTCGAGTTCCTGAACACCTTCCTCGAGGGTCAGACCTACAGCGCTGGAGAGGACTACAGTCTGGCGGACATCGCCTTCCTTGCCACTGTGTCCACCTTCGACGTAGCGGGCTTCGATTTCAGGCGGTATGCTAATGTGGCCCGCTGGTACGAGCACGCCAAGGAACTCACCCCCGGCTGGGAGGACAACTGGGCCGGTTGCCAGGAGTTCCGGAAATACTTCGACAACTGA